The nucleotide window CAGATGTGGCGAAGCCCATGCCTCAGCAATCGACCATCAAGAGGCCATCATGACTAAACAGATCAAGCATGAGAACAAGCCCCCAGTTGCTGAAAACGATCTCTACCGCCTGCTACTCGACGGGGCCACCGATAGCGTGTTGCTGACCGATACCCAGGGGCGGCTGATCGCGTTCAATGACCAGTTGGCAAAACTGACTGGTTTTACGAAGGAAGAACTGATCGGTCGACATATTGGCGCTCTGATCCTGCCCGAGGATCTGGCCTGTGCCCCGATCCCCTTGGAGGCCATGCGCTTGGGGGTATCGCTGTCGGGCGATACCCCTCTGGGGGCTATTGCAGCGTATATGTTTTCAGTTTGCTTCGCAGATATGCGATAAACGATTCTCGTGTATAGCCAACCTTGGAACCAATACGCATCTTTCCACATGGGCCGATATGAAGGGCGTCGTTGTTGCTGAGCGTTTTGGCAGAGATAAGCCCGCCAGTGGCACGTGACGCTTCAGTTCGAGAGACCATAGGTGGCAACTCGCGTTCAAGAGTCTTGAAAAAGTCTTCCGTAATGAAGCCTTGGGCAAAGGCTGATGTGATGGGTAGGAACTTTTGTTGCATGAGTACCTCTTGCGATGTGCTGTGGGCCGATAATGGCAGCGGAAGGAATGCATAGTATTAGTACGGCAGCGCTGAAAATATCGCCCTTTGCCGCTATGTAACGAGTTGGCTCAAGCATCGCGGTCACTGTCTCGGTAAAGCTCCCAATCGCGTTTAAGCATCTCTTCAATCGCACTTTCGTCGTCAGTGATTTTTGAAACTGGGGCAGACGAAGGTACATTGGAGGTGTCGTGCTGACGGTGGTGTTCGTTGCTATACCGGTCGTCGATAAGGTGTTCTGCTGCTGTTTCTGTTTCTTGCGGAGGGGAAGCTACACCGACGTTGTTTTGCAGTACGTTACGCGAGTCCTGACGTTTCAACGAAGAGGACGAAACTCGGCTACCTTTAGGAAGAGATTCTTTGCCTGAACACTTCGCAATGTAGCTGCCCATGCGAACGGCCTCATCCCGCTGGCTTTCGAAGTCAGGGGAATTGCGATCTATGAGCAAGCCAGCCCCCTTGTTGCTTTCGCAATAGTGGACGAGGCCCTGATTGTTCTTACCGTCGTCAGTTTTAAGGTGCCTACTGACTTGGTTGTTTAACTCATGGAAAATGCCGTAGCCATTCTTGATGGCATTGCCATTGCACGAAATTTGAAGGTGATAGTGAGGGTGCTCAGACATACACGTTTGTTCTTGGGTCCAGATAGATTGAATATCGGGAGCATTCTTTCCATGCTTGTGCCGATTATTGATGTTTCTCTTCGTGTTTTCAATGATTCTTGTAATATCTCTGCTAGTCAAATGTGTGTCTGAGTCTTTAAGGCTATGGACGTCAATTCTGAGTGCAAGCACCTTAGAATGTTTAGCTGCCATGCGTTCTGCCATATCAATCAATTGGTCGATTGTTGTCTTGTAGAATCCATCTTTAGTCTTTTCTGATTCAAAAAGGGAATACCCTCTGTACTTTGTATCTTTGATTATCTTGCTGCGCATGTTGATTTATCTCCGTGAGTTTAGTGTATTCATCTGCATTACAGTTGTTGTATTATTTTACGTGTCATTGTCTTGTGTCTATGCTATTGGACAGTATTGGTCTATTACCTATGTTCTTTATTACTACCAATAACCTGGGTCTAATTTTACGCATAGCCGTAACTATCAAAGATGCTTTTGCGTGAAATGTGCTGAATTCACTTGCGTGAAAAATTGCGACAAAGTTGTACTTGCGACAAAGTTGTACTTGTAACCATTCTATGGGGCATAGTTGCCTGGCCTTTGTTGTAGGTGGTATCGTTTTGTGCAGATCACTGAGCGAAATTTTTCGAGCACAAAACGAGGGGCACATCTGAATGGCCACAGATATAGGGCTACCTCTCCAATTTTCCCGCTCACTATCCGCTATGTCTTTTCTGTCAGTCATGATTTTTCAGGCTAATCTGACTAGTTTATCATGCTGATATTTATCGACATATTTAAAAGGCACAGTTTGTAGACACGCATCGTACTCAAAAAAGGCGCGAAAAAGGCATGGACATGGCAAAGCAAATGACATGGACATGGGCAGCATTGGAAACGCAACTGGGCCTGAAGCGACAGAACAGAACGAAAGTGCCTCCCATGGGGAAGGCTCTTTCGTTGTATCTGCCGCTATGACAACAGCGACATCTCAAAACTGCTGCCGTCATGCCATGGTCATGATTTGAAGTAATAGGTGCTTTTGCCTTCTCCATTTTGGGAAACCAGATTGATTTCAAAAAGAGATTTCAGCACGTTGAGAGTTTTCTTTGTCGTGAAGCCAGTGATCTTTTCAAGGTCGCTCCGGCTGTAGGATTGACCTTTCTTCATGGTGTCAAGCAGCTTCTGGGCATCAGGTGGCAACGGTGTCGAATCAACGGGGAAATTTTCTGGCGTACCTTCAGCGATAGGGGAATCAGAGCTCTTTCTGGTAGGTGTGGGCATCTCCCCTTCAACAAATTTCCAGATTCCGCCAACAGGCAGTTTGTACACCATCTCTCGGCGCTCAATCTCCGGCGCAACCTTGCATTTTTCGATGGTCATGCGCACCACCGGGCCATCGCCTTCAAGAGCCTCGGCTAGGTCCTGACTTAGCGGTTGATCATCGCCTTCATCGTCTTTACTTATTTCCTTTGCAAGCTGATCACGGCCTTCAAGGTGAATGACATTCTGGCACAGGCTGGCAAGATCTACAGGCCCCTTGAAGTCTTTGCCTGTTTTACCGGCATGGTGCAGCACAATGACGCCAATACCAAGTTTTTCTATCCTGTGGATAAAATCAAAGAGCGGGGTGGAATTGCCTTTCGAAGCTGTCGGGGCGAGGGAAAGCATATTGTCGATGACAATGTATTCGACCCTAGCTTCCTGCAGCCTGCCTATAAGGCTTTCTTGCATTTTTTTGTCAAGAATGTTGAACCCTCCTTTGGCAGAAATCACAGAGAGATTTTTACTCAGAAGGGGAAGAAATTCTTCGCGTCCCTGCACAAGCTGATTTACCCTAGGCCTAAAGTCAGACCCGACTTCGCCATCCAGGTAGCACAGCTTACAAGGAGCAGAGGCTGTGAAATAGAGGTAGGGTGTTCCCGTTGTCAAAGATATTGCCAGTGCAATACCCATCCAGCTTTTCCCCGCATTTGAAGCCCCCCAGATCAAGGTGGTGTATTGGGGAGAAAACATCTGCCTCACGGCCACAGGGACGTCACCCCCCCGAGGAGTGACATCGGGAAGCTTATCGAACGTGACAATTTCAAAATCAGCCTGACAGGATTGTTCGTTTTCCGTACGTACTTTGGCTACTTCATTGAGCAGTACATTCTTTTTCCATGATGCCAAATCTTCAATCGGAATGGCCTCGCGCCTGATGCGGGCAACCAGTTGTGAAGGCAACTCCAGCGTCTCAAGGTTAGTCGTCTTGGCAAGCAAGGCATCCTGTATTTCCGGCACGTCACCTTTCACTATGGGCCAAGGATAAACACTCACGTCAGCAGCTCCGCTCTCAAGGCAGCGTTTGGCCATTAGGTCAATCCCGTCCCATCCTTGCTGCCCCGGCGTAGATACTAGGGTTACAGGGTGCCCAGCCAAATCATTTAGCAGAAGGCCTTTTTGGGCATCTTCTCCACCGGCAACGGCTGACACGATCACGCCGGTTCGTGTTAAAATACGTGCCTCTCGTGCTGCTTCGCGAAAAAAGATAGCCACTTTGATGTCCATGAAGACGAGTACTGGCACTTTGGGGTTGTTAACAATCATATCGCGTGACAACAGATGCGCAGCAGCGGCCTTCATACCGATTTTAAGAATATCTTTGCCCTGCTGCCCTGCAACGCGGACTGCGAGAGCAAATATGTCGTTCTTGCCATCGGAGTAATGGCACACCGCCTGCGCTATGGAACCATCAAGACCCCGCTGAATGTCCAAATGCAACTGCTTGAAACAGGAACCGTCCACGACGATGCTCTTCGGGGTTGCATTCACAACTTGAGATCCCGTCGAGTTCTGATCCCGCTGCCAGCCAGCTTCAGGAAAAGCACTGAAACAGAATTCCGGCTTCAGACACATCAGTTTTCCCAGAACCAAAGCTGAAATCTTAGGGCCACGGTTCAGCTTTTTCACGACCCACGGCAAAAAATCGTCCAAACAGAAATGAGACTGCCAAGATCTGACATCAGCATCATTGCCGCCAATGGCACGAATAATTCTGTTTTTCGTGTAGCTGTCCAGAGATGTAAACTCGTAGACGACCAGCGATACATAGAAGTCAGCTTGCTGGCTGTCCATCATGCATGCAGGAATGCCGGAGCGATCCAGGTGCTGGATGATCTCAGCCACCTTTTCCGGGTTTATCTCGTAATGACGGCTATGATTCCTTGAACCATTAGAGAGGCAGGTCCGGGGGTACATACCCGGCTCCCATTGCCTGTGACAGTCAACCGAGTCATAATTCATCATTTTTTCCTTTTTCAAATTGTTTCCATTCATAAGCTAGGCTTCTTTACACGGTAGTGCTCTTTCAGTAGTCAAATCGCTTGGGAAGCACCGTCGTCTTAATGATGTTTGCTCATCGCTTGCACCGGCATGGTGCCGGTGCAAGACGATTGTGCTGACTAGCTTTTTTCAAAGCCTCTCTGCTCAATAAGCCGCTAGCTATTCCCAGAGGGGGCAATACGGTGTTCTAAAAGGAAAGTTTCCAGATCCTGAGCCCAGTAGCGCACTGAGCGTCCAATTTTGATATAGGGAAGCCCTATGCGCTTAAACCTGTGCGCACGAAGTGTAGAGAGGCTCAGCCCTGTTCGGGCTGAAACCTCTTGTTCTGTCAGACATTGGTGTGTAGCTTCATTGGCAGGCATAGCCGACCTCCTTGGTTGGTCTTGGAGCTCCGGCAATTCATATACATGGGGAAAATAAGATTTAGAAGAAATTAGGGATTGCTAAAAGCTTAAGTCTACAATTAGGAACTGCTACTATTCGAGAAGGGCAAGCCCGGTTGCAATAACTCTGTTAGGGGGGCTCTGGTGTCCCAGTGCGAGAAAAAAGAAAAGCCTCCCCATACGACCTGCTTAAAGCAGTAGGAAGGCTTATTGGCCAAGGGATAAGCTGCCATGTGTGCTGCAGCCTAATGCATTTGAAAAACTGTAAACGATGATTTTCGACTATTTCACTGTGCCACTAAATTGATACTCAAAGAAACTTATTGGCTGTCTCTTAAGCAGCTTTACCTGAGCGTTGTCCCGTATCCGATTCAGATAAGATTCACGCTCTTCTGTTCCGCTAATTTTCTCAGCGGCTGCCTTGAAGTGTTTTCTCCAATTTGACTCGCATTCACCAAAATATTTACATGCTGCGCAATCTTCTGATGTTGCTTTCTTTGCTGGATCGCATTTTTCAAGCGAATTGCGCTTTCTATATTCCTCAAGAGCTCGATCAATATTGAATCTATTGCTGATATATAAATCGTATATAAGCAGCCCAGAAGACTTGTAAAATGTGTTATACAAAGATTGTCTATGCGTCTTTAAGTTTGATTTTCTGTGTATTTGATTGAGGATGTCGCTGCGCGTGCAATTCTCATAGTCATTGCTAGACTTGAAAAGTGTTGCTTGCTCTGCGAGTATATCAATAATTTCATTAAGCTGAAGATTTTTATCAATACCGAAGTAAACATAAGTATTATTGCTGGGAGATACGATTATGCAACGCATATCGTTTTTATTTAGCACCTTGAATGCTAAAGGGAGATCCTCACTGAGTTTTGTCCGCGCACAAATTTCAGCCATGTCGTATGGAAAAGGCAAGAATGCAGCGTTTGTCTTGAAACGCTTTGAAACTCTAAGAAGATATTCAATGTATGGTTGAATGGATAGCCAATCGATGTACTGCTCACTACCTTTCAATGAATAAGTACGTTGAAGAAGCAATGTGTCACTCTCACGACAGTGAATTGCATTTGATAGTAAGTCTAGCTGCATGCCTTCAGGAATGCTACTCGCATAAAATTTGATTGAATCATTCCCTACAATTTTGATAATACATTCAATGCTCTCGTTATTATCATTTGACATCTCAAATCTGCGTTTCGCATATTCACAAAAGAAAAATGACTCTTCTAAGTTCGTTTGGTCAAGGACTGGACTCCGCATCACTTTTTCTCCGTGTTAATATCAAAGATTTCATCTGCGACACTGGCCGCCCGCTGCATCGCCTCATCAGCTAGATGTGCGTAACGCTGCGTCATTTGCGGGCTGGAGTGCGTCAGTAGTTTCTGCAACATGTATAAATCGACTTTCCCGCTGGAGGCAAGAAACGAAGCATATGCATGGCGCAATCCATGCAAGGGGCGGAAATCATCGGGAAGCCCTGCCTTCTTCTTGACCCGTAGTGCGACACGGCGGAAGTCCTGTCTCTGCCCGCCATCCTTTCCGGGAAAGACATAATTACTGCCGTGCGGTAAGGGCACTAGAATGGATCGAGCAGCCTGTGACATTGGGATGATCTCAGTCTTTCCTTTTTTGGCAGCATCCCCGCGCAGAGTGATAAATCCTCTCTCAAAGTCAATGTCGTCCCAGCGCAAAGACATGAGCGCACTCTTGCGCATGCCCGTGGTAAGGGCCAACCGAATAAAGCTCGCTGCAACTTGATCTGCCTCTTCATCAAGCGCCTGCTTGAGCTTCGTTACTTGATCCAACGTCAAGGCTTCCGTCTTAACATTATCTACTTCAGGCATTTCAAAATAAAGGGTAGGCTGCTGGGCACATAGCCCCCGCTTGACTGCAAAGTTGATAAGTCTACGAATAAAAGCCAAAACATGCTTTATCGTCTGTGGGGATAGGGGCTTTGCTTCGCCGCCTTTTTTGCGCGGCTTGGTTAGCACCGACAGTTGATTGCGAAGATCATCAATGTCCTTGGTGGTCAGTTCCTCGGTGGTCTTTTCGTGCAGGTGAGGAAAATATTTGAATAGGCACGCGTCGGTTTTCAGGATGGCTTTACCAGCATTTATTGCAGCATAATGCTCCCAAAGCTTGGCAAGAGTAGCTCGGGACTGTAAAAGATTTTTTTTCTCTTCTAGGCAACGGCGTTTCTCAGTATTGGGCAATTCTTTACCACGCATCCTGTCTATGCGTACTTGATTGGCTTTGGCCTCAGTCATTCCAGCAGAGGCCTTCCCCACGGGTTCTTCAATCTGCTTCGCCTCTCTGCCGCCAATCCGATAGCGGATGTAATATGTTCTCTCTTTGCCGCTATCGTCATCGCGAAAGTAAACACCTGGATATTTTTTAGATTTTGTGCGTTTTTGTGTTGCCATATAGGATCACCTCAAGTACAGCAAAAAGCAGAGAGCCTCATTTCTTCCCCACACCATTCCCCACACAGGTCATAAAAATAGTGAGCAATAGGTGTAAAGTCAAACAACCTTTAACATGGATATCTAGCTGTTTTTAAAAGAATATATAAAAAGATGAAAATCCATATATAATATGGCACTTAGTCTTTTAAGCAGAGAGTCGCAGGTTCGATCCCCGCACGACCCACCATATATTTCAAGGGCTTACAGCTAACAGCTGTAAGCCCTTTTTCTTACGGATTTAGCCCGTTGAGCGCACTTGTGCGCGAAACTGAGGGGTGGTTCTTATAAAAATGTGTTTGAAGTTTCTAAGCCGGCTGTGAAATCTGATCCGTTGAATTTATGGAAGTCGCTGCTTCTGTATTCTTATTGTGAGCCTCATCCAAATAACATATCCATGCATAAATAAGCTTATATCCAATTGAAATGCATTTATTTCGGTCTTCTCCGGTGATAGTGATATGTCTACCATGTCTACGCGGAGTATAATATTTTGTTCTAATCCAGTTGATCTCATCCGCATTGCCACCGAGATAATTATTCATTGCTTTCCAGCCATCTTTTTCTTTTGACTCATCAATGTTAAGCTGCTGCATAAATGAATTTCTGATGTTTTCTAAACATCTGTAAGTAAAAAATCCAGTGTCTATTGGGTTTGTCATTGCAAGTTTTAAATTTCGCAGGCAGTCATGGACAAAAAACCCCACGGGTCCGTTTATGCAAGCAACTATCACGCTTAAGTTATTCTCAAATTTTTCTGCAAAGAGATTTTGTTCATCAATCTTGTATATCGG belongs to Desulfovibrio desulfuricans DSM 642 and includes:
- a CDS encoding PAS domain-containing protein, whose translation is MTKQIKHENKPPVAENDLYRLLLDGATDSVLLTDTQGRLIAFNDQLAKLTGFTKEELIGRHIGALILPEDLACAPIPLEAMRLGVSLSGDTPLGAIAAYMFSVCFADMR
- a CDS encoding YagK/YfjJ domain-containing protein, which encodes MRSKIIKDTKYRGYSLFESEKTKDGFYKTTIDQLIDMAERMAAKHSKVLALRIDVHSLKDSDTHLTSRDITRIIENTKRNINNRHKHGKNAPDIQSIWTQEQTCMSEHPHYHLQISCNGNAIKNGYGIFHELNNQVSRHLKTDDGKNNQGLVHYCESNKGAGLLIDRNSPDFESQRDEAVRMGSYIAKCSGKESLPKGSRVSSSSLKRQDSRNVLQNNVGVASPPQETETAAEHLIDDRYSNEHHRQHDTSNVPSSAPVSKITDDESAIEEMLKRDWELYRDSDRDA
- a CDS encoding AAA family ATPase, with protein sequence MKKEKMMNYDSVDCHRQWEPGMYPRTCLSNGSRNHSRHYEINPEKVAEIIQHLDRSGIPACMMDSQQADFYVSLVVYEFTSLDSYTKNRIIRAIGGNDADVRSWQSHFCLDDFLPWVVKKLNRGPKISALVLGKLMCLKPEFCFSAFPEAGWQRDQNSTGSQVVNATPKSIVVDGSCFKQLHLDIQRGLDGSIAQAVCHYSDGKNDIFALAVRVAGQQGKDILKIGMKAAAAHLLSRDMIVNNPKVPVLVFMDIKVAIFFREAAREARILTRTGVIVSAVAGGEDAQKGLLLNDLAGHPVTLVSTPGQQGWDGIDLMAKRCLESGAADVSVYPWPIVKGDVPEIQDALLAKTTNLETLELPSQLVARIRREAIPIEDLASWKKNVLLNEVAKVRTENEQSCQADFEIVTFDKLPDVTPRGGDVPVAVRQMFSPQYTTLIWGASNAGKSWMGIALAISLTTGTPYLYFTASAPCKLCYLDGEVGSDFRPRVNQLVQGREEFLPLLSKNLSVISAKGGFNILDKKMQESLIGRLQEARVEYIVIDNMLSLAPTASKGNSTPLFDFIHRIEKLGIGVIVLHHAGKTGKDFKGPVDLASLCQNVIHLEGRDQLAKEISKDDEGDDQPLSQDLAEALEGDGPVVRMTIEKCKVAPEIERREMVYKLPVGGIWKFVEGEMPTPTRKSSDSPIAEGTPENFPVDSTPLPPDAQKLLDTMKKGQSYSRSDLEKITGFTTKKTLNVLKSLFEINLVSQNGEGKSTYYFKS
- a CDS encoding tyrosine-type recombinase/integrase — its product is MATQKRTKSKKYPGVYFRDDDSGKERTYYIRYRIGGREAKQIEEPVGKASAGMTEAKANQVRIDRMRGKELPNTEKRRCLEEKKNLLQSRATLAKLWEHYAAINAGKAILKTDACLFKYFPHLHEKTTEELTTKDIDDLRNQLSVLTKPRKKGGEAKPLSPQTIKHVLAFIRRLINFAVKRGLCAQQPTLYFEMPEVDNVKTEALTLDQVTKLKQALDEEADQVAASFIRLALTTGMRKSALMSLRWDDIDFERGFITLRGDAAKKGKTEIIPMSQAARSILVPLPHGSNYVFPGKDGGQRQDFRRVALRVKKKAGLPDDFRPLHGLRHAYASFLASSGKVDLYMLQKLLTHSSPQMTQRYAHLADEAMQRAASVADEIFDINTEKK